One genomic window of Pseudomonadales bacterium includes the following:
- a CDS encoding cytochrome c oxidase subunit 3, which translates to MSFRLRTQPTVQNTPDKPVLKTKIPGEEGIWVFVAGDLIVFAVFFILIALGHIQQPEVFAASRQHLDLWTGIVNTLLLLTGSWFVALGVEKCRTGHDSSVSGYFSLALLCAFGFVINKVFEWGDKISAGFNPSTNDFFMYFFVFTGIHLVHVLIGIAVLLVLRATSRKPTINTANIRTCESGAIFWHLVDLLWIALFALFYLL; encoded by the coding sequence TTGAGTTTTAGATTGCGAACCCAACCGACGGTGCAAAATACGCCCGACAAACCCGTGTTGAAAACCAAAATACCGGGAGAAGAGGGTATTTGGGTTTTTGTGGCGGGAGACCTGATTGTATTCGCTGTCTTTTTTATCCTTATCGCTTTGGGACACATTCAACAGCCGGAAGTATTTGCGGCGTCTCGTCAGCATCTGGATTTGTGGACAGGTATTGTTAACACGTTGCTATTGTTGACCGGTTCCTGGTTTGTGGCGCTGGGCGTCGAAAAATGCCGAACCGGGCACGACAGCTCCGTGAGTGGCTATTTTTCATTAGCACTTTTATGCGCCTTTGGTTTTGTTATAAACAAGGTCTTTGAATGGGGTGACAAAATAAGCGCGGGGTTTAATCCGTCAACCAATGATTTTTTCATGTATTTCTTTGTGTTTACCGGTATTCATCTCGTGCATGTGCTTATTGGCATTGCCGTATTGTTGGTGTTAAGAGCTACCAGCCGCAAGCCGACTATCAATACCGCGAATATTCGCACTTGCGAGAGTGGCGCTATTTTCTGGCATTTGGTTGATCTGCTATGGATTGCGCTGTTTGCACTTTTTTACCTTCTATGA
- a CDS encoding cytochrome C oxidase subunit IV family protein yields MTNKQALITHPFTLTWLLLVVATGIGWWFGQTAQSTQGNVSLAVSGVIIMAFVKIWLVGFQFMELKHAPRWLRHTFDAWCVAICAALLIICL; encoded by the coding sequence ATGACGAATAAACAGGCTTTGATTACTCACCCGTTTACGTTGACCTGGCTGCTTCTGGTTGTTGCTACCGGTATTGGCTGGTGGTTTGGTCAAACCGCCCAGAGTACGCAGGGAAATGTTTCATTGGCAGTGTCTGGTGTCATTATCATGGCTTTTGTGAAAATCTGGCTGGTGGGGTTTCAGTTTATGGAATTGAAACATGCACCGCGTTGGCTGCGACACACTTTTGATGCGTGGTGTGTGGCGATTTGCGCTGCATTACTGATTATTTGCCTTTGA
- a CDS encoding MAPEG family protein, producing the protein MNPNEIFLPVLTMFLLTMLVWVYLFAKRIPFINENFVDEEITSQALQERSPPDVSNPSDNLKNLFELPVIFYAVVLAIFTLGLVDPTYLITAWVFAIFRVLHSLIHCTFNHVMARFGMYLVASAALWFMVIRMAYQLVAG; encoded by the coding sequence ATGAATCCGAATGAAATTTTCTTACCTGTTTTGACCATGTTTTTACTCACTATGCTGGTTTGGGTTTACCTGTTTGCCAAACGAATCCCTTTCATCAATGAAAACTTTGTGGATGAAGAAATAACGTCACAGGCGTTACAGGAACGGTCACCTCCAGATGTTTCAAACCCTTCCGATAACCTGAAAAATTTGTTTGAGCTACCGGTGATTTTTTATGCCGTAGTGCTGGCCATATTTACCCTTGGTCTGGTCGATCCAACCTATTTGATAACGGCTTGGGTATTTGCCATTTTTCGAGTGCTGCACAGCCTGATTCATTGCACTTTCAATCATGTAATGGCGCGCTTTGGCATGTATCTGGTTGCAAGTGCAGCTTTGTGGTTCATGGTTATTCGAATGGCTTATCAGCTGGTTGCAGGCTGA